A DNA window from Brassica napus cultivar Da-Ae chromosome C1, Da-Ae, whole genome shotgun sequence contains the following coding sequences:
- the LOC106360479 gene encoding mitogen-activated protein kinase kinase kinase 18-like, whose product MDIITWTRGPIIGRGSTATVSIAVSNSGEMFAVKSADFSSSAFLQNEQSILSTLSSPHIVKYIGSDVTPEKEGLAYNLLMEYVSGGSLHDLIKNSGGKLPEPAIRSYTRQILRGLSYLHERGIVHCDLKSQNVLVEENGVVCKIADMGCAKPVLKSGFSGTPAFMAPEVARGEEQRFPADVWALGCTVIEMMTGASPWPELNDVVAAMYKIGYSGESPEIPEWISEKGKDFLMSCLENDPKQRWTVEGLLKHPFLDEDEDVESHLQSSSSPSTVLDQRFWNSCEASESRSLSMDHEYPFAGYSGAWDSPADRIEQLAGDEFSSVPDWDTVADGEWIQVRGDVLQDAVCVEETSSSSQEIEVVDEWISDQDSLFSEYSLDGVITSFYYNVSIQRNVIVFYYYRVGDQNVPIKKMFRYTNENKKNIYPSNCKLFLIHQPITNNHVLISHNK is encoded by the coding sequence ATGGATATTATTACTTGGACAAGAGGACCAATCATCGGTCGAGGCTCCACAGCCACCGTCTCAATAGCAGTTTCAAACTCCGGTGAGATGTTCGCCGTCAAATCAGCCGATTTCTCTTCTTCAGCGTTCTTGCAGAACGAGCAATCGATTTTGTCTACATTGAGCTCTCCACACATAGTCAAGTACATAGGCTCTGATGTAACACCGGAGAAGGAAGGATTGGCTTACAATCTCCTGATGGAGTACGTTTCCGGCGGGAGTCTTCACGATTTAATCAAAAACTCCGGCGGGAAGTTGCCGGAGCCGGCGATCAGATCATACACGCGTCAGATTCTCAGGGGTCTGAGTTATCTCCACGAGAGAGGGATTGTTCACTGCGACTTGAAGAGCCAGAACGTGCTGGTCGAAGAAAACGGCGTCGTATGTAAAATCGCTGATATGGGTTGTGCTAAACCGGTTTTAAAGTCTGGATTTTCCGGTACACCGGCGTTTATGGCGCCAGAGGTTGCTCGCGGCGAAGAACAGAGGTTTCCAGCCGACGTGTGGGCGTTAGGGTGTACGGTGATCGAGATGATGACCGGGGCAAGCCCTTGGCCGGAGCTAAACGACGTCGTTGCTGCAATGTATAAGATTGGATACTCCGGCGAGTCGCCGGAGATTCCTGAGTGGATATCGGAGAAAGGTAAGGACTTTCTGATGAGTTGTTTGGAGAATGATCCGAAACAGAGATGGACGGTGGAAGGGTTGCTTAAACACCCTTTCCTCGACGAAGACGAAGACGTAGAATCTCATCTGCAGAGTTCGTCTTCTCCGAGCACTGTGTTGGATCAACGGTTTTGGAACTCATGCGAAGCTTCGGAAAGTCGCTCGCTTTCGATGGATCACGAATACCCTTTTGCTGGTTACTCGGGTGCTTGGGATTCACCGGCTGATCGGATCGAGCAACTCGCCGGAGATGAGTTTTCAAGCGTTCCGGATTGGGATACGGTAGCTGACGGCGAGTGGATTCAAGTGAGAGGCGACGTTCTTCAAGACGCGGTATGCGTCGAGGAAACGTCGTCGTCTTCGCAAGAGATTGAAGTAGTTGACGAATGGATATCGGATCAAGACAGCTTGTTCTCGGAATATTCTCTTGACGGCGTCATTACCAGTTTTTACTATAATGTTTCTATTCAAAGaaatgttattgtattttattattatcgTGTTGGAGATCAAAATGTACCAATAAAGAAAATGTTTCGTTATACCAATGAGAATAAGAAAAACATTTATCCGTCAAATTGCAAGCTCTTTCTAATTCACCAACCAATTACGAACAACCATGTCCTAATAAGTCATAACAAATAG
- the LOC106375877 gene encoding stigma-specific STIG1-like protein 1: MALVKLLVTIAITTAITIAVITTRTTTTVERTSFDAPRTQTTRPSRFLAQKEVGERSPSAADHCNKDPEICSLYGGGGSNSTVTCCNNKCIDVASDDKNCGACKNKCKFSQTCCQGQCVYLSYDKRHCGQCNHSCEQDELCVYGLCNYA, translated from the coding sequence ATGGCCCTCGTAAAGCTACTTGTGACCATCGCAATAACAACCGCAATCACAATCGCAGTCATCACCACCAGAACCACCACCACCGTGGAACGCACGAGCTTTGATGCACCGAGAACGCAAACTACAAGGCCGAGCAGGTTCTTGGCTCAGAAGGAAGTAGGCGAGCGAAGCCCTAGCGCGGCGGACCATTGCAACAAGGATCCTGAGATATGTAGCCTCTACGGAGGGGGAGGAAGCAACTCGACGGTGACGTGCTGCAACAACAAATGCATTGACGTGGCCAGTGACGACAAGAACTGTGGCGCGTGTAAGAACAAGTGCAAGTTCTCACAGACGTGTTGTCAAGGCCAATGCGTTTACTTGAGTTACGACAAACGCCACTGTGGACAATGTAACCATTCGTGTGAGCAGGACGAGTTATGCGTCTACGGTCTCTGTAACTACGCGTGA
- the LOC106445470 gene encoding GDP-L-galactose phosphorylase 1 has protein sequence MLKIKRVPTVVSNYQKDEASDESVGCGRNCLGACCINGARLPLYACKKLDKSGAGEKPVAFLESLVLGEWEDRFQRGLFRYDVTACETKVIPGKYGFVAQLNEGRHLKKRPTEFRVDKVLQSFDGNKFNFTKVGQEELLFQFEAGEDSEVQFFPCMPLDAENSPSVVAINVSPIEYGHVLLIPRVLDCLPQRIDHKSLLLALHMAAEAANPYFRLGYNSLGAFATINHLHFQAYYLAMPFPLEKAPSKKMVTTASGVKISELLSYPVRSLLFEGGSSMQDLSDTVSDACVCLQNNNIPFNILIADCGRQIFLMPQCYAEKQALGEVSPEVLETQVNPAVWEISGHMVLKRKEDYEGASEENAWRLLAEASLSEERFKEVNALIFEAIGCSYQGEELEGTVIGQDNPSGSVNQKSNRTHGGPITNGTASECLVLQ, from the exons ATGTTGAAGATCAAGAGGGTTCCGACTGTTGTGTCTAATTACCAGAAGGATGAGGCTTCTGATGAATCCGTCGGCTGTGGACGGAACTGCCTCGGTGCTTGTTGCATTAACG GGGCAAGGCTTCCGTTGTACGCCTGCAAGAAGCTGGATAAATCTGGCGCCGGAGAGAAGCCGGTGGCTTTTCTTGAGTCCCTCGTCCTCGGAGAG TGGGAGGATAGGTTCCAAAGAGGACTCTTTCGCTACGATGTCACTGCCTGCGAGACCAAA GTGATCCCAGGGAAGTATGGTTTCGTTGCTCAGCTAAACGAGGGTCGTCACCTGAAGAAGAGGCCTACCGAGTTCCGTGTAGACAAGGTTTTGCAGTCTTTTGATGGCAACAAGTTCAACTTCACTAAAGTTGGCCAGGAAGAGCTGCTCTTCCAGTTTGAAGCTGGTGAAGATAGTGAAGTTCAGTTCTTCCCGTGCATGCCTCTTGACGCTGAGAATTCTCCCAGTGTTGTTGCCATCAAT GTTAGTCCAATCGAGTATGGTCACGTGCTGCTGATTCCTCGTGTTCTTGACTGCTTGCCTCAGAGGATCGATCACAAAAGCCTTTTGCTTGCACTTCACATGGCTGCCGAAGCTGCTAATCCTTACTTCAGACTCGGTTACAACAGCTTGGGTGCTTTTGCCACTATCAACCATCTTCACTTTCAG GCATATTACTTGGCCATGCCTTTCCCATTAGAGAAAGCTCCTTCCAAGAAGATGGTTACTACTGCTAGTGGTGTGAAAATCTCAGAGCTTCTGAGTTACCCTGTGAGAAGTCTTCTCTTTGAAGGTGGAAGTTCTATGCAAGACCTATCTGATACTGTATCAGACGCCTGCGTTTGTCTCCAGAACAACAACATTCCTTTCAACATACTCATCGCTGATTGTGGAAGGCAGATCTTCCTGATGCCACAG TGTTACGCAGAGAAGCAGGCTCTAGGTGAAGTAAGCCCGGAGGTGTTGGAGACGCAAGTGAACCCAGCTGTGTGGGAGATAAGTGGTCACATGGTGCTCAAGAGGAAAGAGGATTACGAAGGAGCTTCGGAGGAGAACGCATGGAGGCTCCTAGCAGAAGCTTCTCTGTCAGAGGAAAGGTTTAAGGAGGTTAATGCTCTCATCTTTGAAGCCATAGGTTGTAGTTACCAAGGGGAGGAGCTTGAAGGAACCGTAATTGGACAGGACAACCCTAGTGGCAGTGTTAACCAGAAAAGCAACCGAACCCATGGAGGTCCTATCACCAACGGGACTGCCTCTGAGTGCCTTGTTCTTCAGTGA
- the LOC125579835 gene encoding meiosis-specific protein ASY2-like — protein sequence MCLYEAFFTHLRLWFPLPRLLTSYAAARDIVLTQFTLAAMQNVVAALVLGAEVGIDVDLRFFEELANISRNLGTPNTFYINIKSRHDILRGRVNKAHEWFQRYFFVWIDSASVADLNAVLRGTWNSSPKRHPILLPPPAVFSRGVEKIRELGVQQWSDFDRDRIFCSVPRISAGAPSGGRSGLRGRSSSRPPSLVMPCRAARSPSVRTGGARHDIPPYSSVMNDEVTSSSLREENMGMAQFSPLNRDVEPERAFGESGGMNPAAPEGGEPVSVERGASDTAPTGGFMADAIRSDVREGRESRSLKRLSEDVPTEGAPEEKRSQRDPHARVFRYNNDTPFVNDERACAEYFCLPRNAFTDIPDVDNLVHSQEFKDMSRSTAQSNAHAVRLVYLYERDLRRVRAKLEDMFAEKESCDTRIKELEVAVGGLSSSAEVLRAELAASSSREAILRSQIGDQQNALGRGSVISSKVAKIVLRRRAYLDDQEHVKELVFKENQMTGIVSCLEVCIEEGIPIPSEKLRRHRVALREYTDLLDNTEVAALEDDDLVVSPLLSSSLRLSIKNDNVV from the exons ATGTGTCTGTACGAGGCATTTTTTACTCATTTGCGTCTCTGGTTTCCTCTCCCTCGTCTTCTGACGTCGTATGCTGCTGCCCGGGATATCGTCTTGACTCAATTTACTCTTGCCGCCATGCAGAATGTAGTTGCGGCTCTGGTTTTGGGGGCAGAGGTCGGCATTGATGTCGATCTTCGTTTCTTCGAGGAATTGGCTAATATTAGCAGGAACTTAGGGACTCCCAATACTTTCTACATAAATATTAAGTCTCGTCACGACATTCTTAGGGGGAGGGTGAATAAGGCGCATGAGTGGTTTCAGCGTTATTTCTTCGTCTGGATTGACTCGGCTTCTGTGGCGGATCTTAACGCGGTCCTGAGAGGGACTTGGAACTCTTCGCCTA AGCGTCATCCAATCCTGCTTCCTCCGCCGGCGGTTTTTTCTCGCGGAGTAGAAAAGATTCGTGAATTGGGGGTTCAGCAGTGGTCCGACTTCGATCGTGATCGTATCTTTTGTAGCGTTCCACGTATCTCGGCCG GTGCTCCCTCCGGCGGTCGATCGGGTCTTCGTGGTCGGTCTTCGTCGCGTCCCCCTTCACTCGTGATGCCTTGTCGAGCCGCTCGCTCTCCTTCGGTGCGGACCGGGGGCGCCCGTCATGACATCCCTCCGTATTCGAGTGTTATGAATGATGAGGTGACGAGTTCTTCCTTGCGGGAAGAAAACATGGGAATGGCCCAGTTCAGCCCCTTGAATCGTGATGTTGAGCCCGAAAGGGCGTTTGGTGAATCTGGTGGAATGAATCCGGCTGCTCCTGAAGGTGGGGAGCCGGTTAGTGTTGAAAGGGGGGCTTCTGATACAGCCCCGACAGGTGGTTTTATGGCTGATGCCATCCGTTCTGATGTCCGGGAAGGTCGAGAGTCTAGGTCTCTCAAGCGTCTGTCCGAAGATGTTCCGACGGAGGGTGCCCCTGAAGAGAAGAGATCTCAGCGGGATCCCCATGCCCGGGTGTTCCGTTATAACAACGACACTCCTTTTGTGAACGATGAGCGCGCTTGCGCCGAGTACTTCTGTCTTCCGAGGAATGCGTTCACGGACATTCCTGATGTTGATAATCTAGTGCATTCTCAGGAGTTCAAGGATATGTCTCGCTCTACTGCTCAG TCGAATGCCCATGCGGTGCGGCTTGTGTATCTTTACGAGAGGGATCTTCGGAGGGTGCGGGCCAAGCTGGAGGACATGTTCGCGGAGAAGGAGTCGTGCGATACTCGTATCAAAGAGCTGGAGGTTGCCGTCGGCGGCTTAAGTTCCTCCGCTGAGGTTCTTCGGGCGGAGCTTGCGGCGTCGTCGAGTCGTGAGGCCATTCTTCGATCTCAGATTGGGGATCAGCAAAATGCTCTTGGGCGAGGATCAGTTATCTCGAGCAAAGTCGCAAAGATTGTGCTGCGAAGGAG GGCGTACTTGGATGATCAAGAGCATGTGAAGGAGCTTGTCTTCAAGGAGAACCAGATGACCGGGATCGTGTCTTGTCTTGAGGTTTGTATTGAGGAAGGCATTCCGATTCCTTCGGAGAAGTTGAGGCGTCACCGGGTGGCTTTGAGGGAATACACTGACCTTCTGGACAACACCGAGGTCGCGGCTTTGGAGGATGACGATCTCGTGGTTTCTccccttctttcttcttctttaagacttagtattaaaaatgataatgTTGTTTGA
- the LOC106445472 gene encoding pyridoxal phosphate homeostasis protein: protein MAAPAVEATAATALRSVILRARKAAERVGRDPERVRVVAVSKTKPVALIRQIYDAGHRCFGENYVQEFIDKAPQLPEDIEWHFVGHLQSNKAKTLLAGVPNLAMVHGVDGQKVANHLDRAVSSLGRHPLKVLVQVNTSGEASKSGVEPSSVVELARHVNMQCPNLVFSGLMTIGMPDYTSTPENFRTLTNCRAEVCKALGMSEDQFELSMGMSGDFEQAIEMGSTNVRVGSTIFGPRDYPKKTT from the exons ATGGCAGCTCCTGCGGTGGAGGCAACCGCCGCAACCGCGCTACGCTCCGTCATTCTCAGGGCTCGTAAGGCGGCGGAGCGCGTAGGAAGAGATCCGGAGCGGGTAAGAGTCGTCGCCGTCTCCAAGACTAAACCCGTCGCACTTATCCGCCAAATCTACGACGCCGGCCACCGCTGCTTCGGCGAGAATTACGTTCAAGAATTCATCGACAAAGCTCCACAG CTTCCGGAAGATATAGAGTGGCATTTCGTGGGACATCTACAGAGCAACAAGGCCAAAACTTTACTAG CTGGAGTCCCAAACTTGGCAATGGTTCATGGTGTCGATGGACAAAAG GTAGCAAATCATCTTGATCGAGCTGTTTCAAGTCTTGGGAGACACCCACTTAAGGTTTTGGTCCAAGTGAACACAAGTGGAGAAGCTT CTAAATCTGGGGTAGAGCCTTCTAGTGTTGTGGAGTTAGCAAGACATGTGAATATGCAATGTCCGAATCTGGTGTTCTCTGGTTTAATGACTATTGGGATGCCTGACTATACTTCTACTCCAGAGAACTTCAGG ACACTTACAAACTGTCGAGCTGAGGTCTGCAAGGCACTTGGAATGTCTGAGGATCAATTTGAACTGTCTATGGGCATGTCTGGTGACTTCGAACAAGCG ATTGAGATGGGAAGCACCAATGTGAGGGTAGGTTCTACCATTTTCGGACCAAGAGATTATCCCAAAAAAACAACTTAG
- the LOC106445449 gene encoding small ubiquitin-related modifier 1 isoform X1, whose product MSATQEEDKKPGGDGGVHINLKVKGQDGNEVFFRIKRSTQLKKLMNAYCDRQSVDMNAIAFLFDGRRLRAEQTPDELDMEDGDEIDAMLHQTGGCGGGGSLTLSRV is encoded by the exons ATGTCTGCAACAcaggaagaagacaagaagcCCGGTGGTGACGGAGGAGTTCACATCAATCTCAAGGTCAAGGGTCAG gaTGGGAATGAGGTTTTCTTCAGGATCAAGAGAAGCACTCAGCtgaagaagctgatgaatgcTTACTGTGACAGGCAATCTGTGGACATGAACGCCATTGCCTTCTTGTTTGATGGGCGTCGTCTTCGTGCTGAGCAGACTCCCGATGAG CTTGACATGGAGGACGGTGATGAGATCGATGCCATGCTCCATCAGACCGGTGGCTGTGGTGGTGGCGGCAGCCTGACCCTTtccagggtttag
- the LOC106445449 gene encoding small ubiquitin-related modifier 1 isoform X2: MSATQEEDKKPGGDGGVHINLKVKGQDGNEVFFRIKRSTQLKKLMNAYCDRQSVDMNAIAFLFDGRRLRAEQTPDELDMEDGDEIDAMLHQTGGCGDRTG, translated from the exons ATGTCTGCAACAcaggaagaagacaagaagcCCGGTGGTGACGGAGGAGTTCACATCAATCTCAAGGTCAAGGGTCAG gaTGGGAATGAGGTTTTCTTCAGGATCAAGAGAAGCACTCAGCtgaagaagctgatgaatgcTTACTGTGACAGGCAATCTGTGGACATGAACGCCATTGCCTTCTTGTTTGATGGGCGTCGTCTTCGTGCTGAGCAGACTCCCGATGAG CTTGACATGGAGGACGGTGATGAGATCGATGCCATGCTCCATCAGACCGGTGGCTGTGGTG ATAGGACTGGCTAA